A single genomic interval of Celeribacter indicus harbors:
- a CDS encoding flagellar hook protein FlgE has translation MSISSSLNAGVAGLAANATRLATISDNIANSGTYGYKRAETDFASFVISNSTNTGTYSAGGVRATTSRLIGEQGGLVSTSNATDIAVSGNGFIPVTTEVSLDGTMGDQPLMMTTTGSFHTDADGILKTQSGLVLLGWPAEADGTISTYPRDTMTGLEPVMINSNQTAGDPTTRINFGVNLPAEDATTTPLAVEYFGNLGTSESLDITFVPDGVTANTWTMTITDSASGNAIIGEYTLVFDDTRGAGGTLSTVTPTVNNPSGATYSTSTGALALTVAGGPIEMTIGRPGDTNGLTQLSNSFSPTSITKDGSPVGKLTSVEIDDGGYITATYDTGFTRRIYQIPLVDVPNPNGLRALGDQTYQVSPDSGSFFLWDAGDGPTGTIEGYARESSTTDVAAELTDLIQTQRAYSSNAKVIQTVDEMLQETTNIKR, from the coding sequence ATGTCCATCTCCTCCTCGCTCAACGCGGGCGTGGCCGGCCTGGCCGCCAACGCCACGCGGCTGGCGACGATTTCCGACAACATCGCGAATTCGGGCACCTATGGCTACAAGCGCGCGGAGACGGATTTCGCCTCCTTCGTCATCTCGAATTCCACCAACACGGGAACCTATTCCGCCGGTGGCGTGCGCGCCACGACCTCCCGCCTGATCGGGGAACAGGGCGGGCTCGTCTCGACCTCGAACGCGACCGACATCGCGGTGTCCGGCAACGGCTTCATCCCCGTCACGACCGAAGTGTCGCTCGACGGGACGATGGGGGACCAGCCGCTGATGATGACGACGACCGGCTCGTTCCACACCGACGCCGACGGTATCCTGAAGACCCAGTCCGGTCTTGTTCTGCTCGGCTGGCCTGCGGAGGCCGACGGAACGATTTCGACCTACCCCCGCGACACGATGACCGGGCTGGAACCCGTGATGATCAACTCGAACCAGACCGCGGGTGATCCGACGACGCGGATCAATTTCGGCGTGAACCTCCCCGCCGAGGATGCGACGACCACACCGCTCGCGGTGGAGTATTTCGGCAACCTCGGCACGTCGGAATCGCTCGACATCACCTTCGTGCCCGACGGCGTGACTGCCAACACCTGGACCATGACGATCACCGACTCCGCCTCCGGAAACGCGATCATCGGGGAATATACGCTCGTCTTCGACGATACGCGCGGGGCCGGTGGCACGCTGTCCACCGTGACGCCGACCGTCAACAATCCCTCGGGGGCGACCTACAGCACCTCGACCGGTGCCCTCGCCCTTACCGTCGCCGGCGGGCCGATTGAAATGACGATCGGCAGACCCGGCGACACCAACGGGCTGACGCAACTCTCCAACAGTTTTTCCCCGACCTCGATCACGAAAGACGGTTCGCCGGTCGGGAAGCTGACGTCGGTGGAAATCGACGATGGCGGCTACATCACCGCGACCTATGACACCGGCTTCACACGCCGCATCTACCAGATCCCGCTGGTCGACGTTCCAAATCCGAACGGGCTGAGGGCGCTTGGCGACCAGACCTATCAGGTCTCCCCGGATTCGGGCTCCTTCTTCCTCTGGGACGCCGGCGACGGTCCCACCGGAACGATCGAAGGTTATGCGCGAGAGAGTTCGACGACCGATGTGGCGGCTGAACTGACCGATCTCATCCAGACACAGCGCGCCTACTCGTCGAACGCGAAGGTGATCCAGACCGTCGACGAGATGTTGCAGGAGACGACCAATATCAAACGCTGA
- a CDS encoding OmpA/MotB family protein, with protein MSGKDNAPVIIKRKKVVAGGGHHGGAWKVAYADFVTAMMAFFLLMWLLNATTEKQRKGIADYFNPTIPVNRISGGGDGSFGGDSVFTEETLSQNGTGASNANSTDQKGAAAGEAEAERAHALEAKAFAEVQDLLTAFSGESMAADEAMRHIVTRVTDEGLIIELFDLEGEPLFAGRGSEPTEITGLLVGMLSEVFRIVRNDIAVSGHVSAQPIVVADNPVWDISTRRADRIRQLLETNGTPPKRILRVTGYADRRPAVGNPMSVRNNRVEIVLLRNQIRGK; from the coding sequence ATGAGCGGCAAGGACAATGCGCCGGTTATCATCAAGAGAAAGAAGGTCGTGGCTGGCGGGGGCCATCACGGCGGGGCATGGAAGGTCGCTTACGCCGATTTCGTGACTGCGATGATGGCGTTCTTCCTCCTGATGTGGTTGCTGAACGCGACGACGGAAAAGCAGAGGAAAGGCATCGCGGATTACTTCAATCCGACGATTCCGGTGAACCGGATCTCCGGCGGCGGCGACGGGTCGTTCGGCGGCGATTCCGTCTTTACGGAGGAAACCCTGTCGCAGAACGGCACGGGCGCCTCCAACGCGAATTCCACGGATCAGAAGGGCGCGGCCGCCGGGGAAGCCGAGGCAGAGCGCGCCCACGCGCTCGAGGCAAAGGCGTTCGCGGAGGTTCAGGACCTCCTCACCGCCTTCAGCGGTGAAAGCATGGCGGCCGACGAGGCGATGCGGCATATCGTGACCCGCGTCACGGACGAGGGCCTCATTATCGAGTTGTTCGATCTCGAGGGCGAACCGCTCTTTGCCGGCAGGGGCAGCGAACCGACGGAGATCACGGGCCTTCTCGTCGGCATGTTGTCGGAGGTGTTCCGCATCGTGCGCAACGACATCGCGGTGTCCGGCCATGTCAGCGCACAACCCATCGTGGTAGCGGACAATCCCGTCTGGGACATCTCCACGCGCCGCGCCGACCGCATCCGCCAACTGCTCGAAACGAACGGAACGCCCCCGAAACGGATCCTCCGCGTCACCGGCTATGCCGATCGCCGGCCCGCTGTCGGCAATCCCATGTCGGTGCGCAACAACCGCGTGGAGATCGTCCTCCTGCGCAACCAGATCCGCGGGAAATAG
- a CDS encoding heme-dependent oxidative N-demethylase family protein: protein MTLQFNDETFRGDYSYYNTDRAIRRFPFPFDRDDYMYSVNIEPHPGGPEGSVFEHRFDVDEHYVSEMRDRAITLDEDPLRCQSLPHMELAGWDLLEIIMVSKSEDYPDLFALHRDGNRWHWINRPLGIEQRFTFLDPTTLPCGPMEYITRQTQGDFALLDEREGNLWMDAGMVTSQADWSLDFDVGMNFFEWHAPVPKAKRLGVFDRALKFLLAMRQGQEYRRLNWTMTVNPRLDTSPENYHKWGPEKRTVTPENVGRKQHLRVELQTFWRLPRSNAIAFPIRCYLACLEDICTQPKWGRRLHRVLRDIDPALAEYKGFAVNQKVIVDYLAQFDDGAPTSAGIFPDR from the coding sequence ATGACCCTGCAATTCAACGACGAAACCTTTCGTGGCGATTACAGCTATTACAACACGGATCGGGCGATCCGGCGCTTTCCCTTTCCGTTCGACCGTGATGACTACATGTATTCGGTGAACATCGAACCGCATCCCGGCGGACCGGAAGGATCGGTGTTCGAGCATCGTTTCGATGTGGACGAACATTATGTCTCGGAGATGCGGGACCGCGCGATCACGCTCGACGAGGATCCGCTGCGCTGCCAGTCGCTGCCGCATATGGAGCTTGCGGGCTGGGATCTCCTGGAGATCATCATGGTCTCGAAATCGGAGGATTACCCGGATCTGTTCGCGCTTCACCGCGACGGCAATCGCTGGCACTGGATCAACAGGCCGCTCGGCATCGAGCAGCGCTTCACCTTCCTCGACCCGACCACGCTGCCCTGCGGGCCGATGGAATACATCACGCGCCAGACGCAGGGGGATTTCGCCCTTCTCGACGAACGCGAGGGCAACCTGTGGATGGACGCCGGCATGGTGACCTCCCAGGCCGACTGGTCGCTCGATTTCGATGTCGGGATGAACTTCTTCGAATGGCACGCCCCGGTGCCAAAGGCGAAACGGTTGGGGGTGTTCGACCGGGCGCTGAAATTCCTTCTCGCGATGCGGCAGGGACAGGAGTACCGGCGCCTCAACTGGACGATGACGGTCAATCCGCGCCTCGACACGAGTCCCGAGAACTATCACAAATGGGGGCCGGAAAAGCGCACGGTTACGCCGGAGAATGTCGGTCGCAAGCAGCACCTTCGCGTGGAACTCCAGACCTTCTGGCGTCTGCCGCGCTCCAACGCCATCGCCTTTCCGATCCGCTGTTACCTCGCCTGTCTCGAGGACATCTGTACCCAGCCGAAATGGGGTCGGCGCCTGCACCGTGTGCTGCGCGACATCGACCCCGCGCTCGCCGAATACAAGGGCTTCGCGGTGAACCAAAAGGTGATCGTCGACTACCTCGCGCAGTTCGACGACGGGGCGCCGACCTCGGCGGGGATCTTCCCCGATCGCTGA
- a CDS encoding PDR/VanB family oxidoreductase, with protein MSRQMLLEVAAVERLTPLVTRFRFEHPQKKALPIFSGGAHVVVEMPDGDLLRRNSYSLISDPNDPSGYEIAVRREDVGRGGSRYMHTRVAVGDRMRVSVPANLFALDIRARKHVLIAGGIGITPFLAQLHQIDFLQQPFELRYAARTREEAAGLALLPKSGRIHVHISSEGNRMDLGEILTGQPLGTHVYVCGPTGLIAAVTDAAARHGWPKSVIHSEAFTSPPPGMPFAVMLAKSGRRIEVGAHQSLLEALEAANVELDWSCRGGACGRCETGVISCKGQIEHNDHWLSRDERAGQKKIMPCMSRFTGDELVLDL; from the coding sequence ATGAGCAGACAGATGCTTCTCGAGGTCGCCGCCGTCGAAAGGCTCACACCGCTCGTGACGCGTTTCCGGTTCGAACACCCGCAGAAGAAGGCGCTGCCGATCTTCTCGGGCGGAGCTCATGTCGTGGTGGAAATGCCCGATGGCGACCTGCTGCGGCGCAACTCCTATTCGTTGATCTCCGATCCGAACGATCCCTCGGGCTACGAGATTGCCGTGAGGCGCGAGGACGTCGGGCGGGGCGGGTCGCGCTACATGCACACCAGGGTCGCGGTGGGCGACAGGATGCGGGTCTCGGTGCCGGCGAACCTTTTCGCGCTCGACATCCGGGCGCGCAAGCATGTGCTGATCGCGGGAGGCATCGGCATCACGCCCTTCCTCGCCCAGCTTCACCAGATCGACTTCCTGCAACAGCCCTTCGAGCTGCGTTATGCGGCGCGCACGCGCGAGGAGGCGGCCGGCCTTGCCTTGCTGCCGAAGTCGGGCCGCATTCATGTCCACATCTCCTCGGAGGGAAACCGGATGGACCTGGGCGAGATCCTCACCGGACAGCCGCTCGGCACCCATGTCTATGTCTGCGGACCCACGGGCCTGATCGCCGCGGTGACGGACGCCGCCGCGCGGCATGGCTGGCCGAAATCGGTGATCCATTCGGAAGCCTTCACCTCGCCGCCGCCGGGCATGCCCTTTGCCGTGATGCTGGCGAAATCCGGCCGCAGAATTGAGGTCGGCGCGCATCAGAGCCTTCTCGAGGCGCTCGAAGCCGCGAATGTCGAACTCGACTGGAGCTGTCGCGGCGGCGCCTGCGGGCGCTGCGAGACCGGCGTGATCTCCTGCAAGGGGCAGATCGAACACAACGACCATTGGCTGAGCCGGGACGAACGCGCGGGCCAGAAGAAGATCATGCCCTGCATGTCGCGCTTTACCGGCGACGAGCTGGTTCTGGATCTCTGA
- a CDS encoding dimethylamine monooxygenase subunit DmmA family protein — translation MPNTPFSPSIDSRPTYARLMPQGAAPAVMVADGEGALALIDLAARDAAVLDLAHVIYVPKGCGHGARLAALDPKGYHEEPSLDAAMPLIERLLDAAHMGTQLYLAGTEGLMGRVSALAMSRGMPLEAIQMEHRGSVARRMQCVHCKGMTEDVTTDPFTCGHCGLTLFVRDHFSRRLGAFQGVCVDAEVPGDIPETVEIQP, via the coding sequence ATGCCGAACACTCCATTCTCACCGTCGATTGACAGCCGGCCCACCTATGCGCGGCTGATGCCCCAGGGAGCGGCGCCCGCGGTCATGGTCGCTGATGGCGAAGGGGCGCTCGCCCTGATCGACCTCGCCGCGCGCGATGCCGCCGTGCTCGATCTCGCGCATGTCATCTATGTTCCGAAGGGATGCGGCCATGGCGCGCGTCTCGCGGCCCTCGATCCGAAGGGCTATCACGAGGAACCGTCGCTCGACGCCGCCATGCCGCTGATCGAACGCCTTCTCGATGCGGCCCATATGGGAACGCAGCTCTATCTCGCGGGGACGGAGGGTCTCATGGGCCGAGTCTCCGCGCTGGCCATGTCACGGGGCATGCCTCTTGAGGCGATCCAGATGGAGCATCGCGGCTCCGTCGCGCGCCGGATGCAATGCGTTCATTGCAAGGGCATGACCGAGGACGTGACCACCGATCCCTTCACCTGCGGGCATTGCGGGCTGACGCTGTTCGTGCGGGATCATTTCTCCCGCCGGCTGGGCGCATTCCAGGGCGTCTGCGTCGACGCGGAGGTGCCCGGCGACATTCCCGAAACCGTGGAGATCCAGCCATGA